The Alnus glutinosa chromosome 10, dhAlnGlut1.1, whole genome shotgun sequence DNA window acttttttattatttttgtaattaaaaatatgacacgtGACAAAGGTATTATAGGAGTATTTCGATAAATTGGACTTTTTTGacactttttggtagtttggggggccatagTGCGAGGGTTGGTTGTTTAGAGGGTTACTTAAAAAATTGCTGATAGTTTGAAGGGCTTAAACGTAGTTTTCCAtggtttttaagagaataggggtattataggaatatttcaatAAAAGTAGCCTTTTTGGTACACtttagtagtttgatgggtcacattagtacaCTTCAAAATTTATGGAGCTATTCTAAAATTGACTGTTTGTTTAAAGagcttttttacattttttccaaAGATGAGAATATATAGAAAGTAGAACTACTGTAGAAGGCATGCTGACAATGACTAAAGCAAGCTTTTGGATAACCATTATGTACTACCATaatgacttttcttttcttttctcttttcaattgtCAAGCAATTCCATTGGAAattcttttgataattaatgTGAATAATATGCTATAATATCTAGTAATATTCCTTGCTTAGGCATGTAGAAGACATGCCGGCAATGACTGGAGCAAGCTTTTGGATAACCATTATTTACTACCATAatgacttttatatatatatatatatatattattaacagtGACACAtatcgtcattttattgatgttaAAGTGGCACACTAACAGAattcgtcaagtgttttgacgaaaATTTAACTGCAGAGAATGatttggttttataaatatatattttaatatattaatattttttagttacagtgacatatattattattttattggttttgacGTTGAAACTAAAAGAATCTGtaaagtattttgatggaattgactacaatgactaaattgttatttcaCTGAAgtcctttgaattattttttatactgcaGTGAGCAGTTTTTAATTTAAACCAACCACAGAgtttgattttacatttatcaatttttttttaacaaaaatagtttaggttaatttttttgggggttaaatataaaaaagtttccTGAACTAACAATCGATTTTAGAATAAACCTATGAgttttcaagtgtgctaaagtgactCATTGCTAAAGTAATCCATCAAACTACCACTATTTTCTAGaaaggccattttttttttttttttcctgataatAACCttatcctctaaaaaaaaattaataataaaaatatatatttaagaaaaaaaaaaaaaaaaaccaaggggtggattaataccaaaaaaaaaaaaaaaaactatttttttctcGGATAAAAGCATTATTAGTCGCTATAATTGGCCTAAATCACAAATCGCTCTTTGCAATATACAAATAATTCAGAGGTTATCaaggtaggccaaaataacaatttagtccctgcagtcaaaacacttgacagtTTCCGTTAATGTCCATGTCAGTACtcataaaatgatgacatgtgtcactcttattAAGAAAAACTGgagaaatacaaaattagttcaagtggtttacctgatttacaattaactctatgtggtatcaaaataaacTCAGAGATCACTAtggtatgccaaaaatacaaaatcaatccTTTCGGTCAAATTTCCtgaaaaaatttgacagattctgttatgTGCCACATCAGCGTTAATAAGATGGGGACAcgtgtcacttttaataaataaatacaaatatattatactaaaaatattataattataatgattacttttttaaacaaaaatagaaaaaaggaaaggggtGCCAACCaattggcagccacccctttggggggtggcctgtgagccacTCCCAGGCCATGGCgatggccacgcgccacccaaCCAGCtgccaccccttttcttttttctattttgtttttaaattaaaaaattttattttttaacgttttaattttttaacattttagatttcttttttttttttaaaaaaaaaaaaaggaaaaaaattgtttttttattaatttttttttttagaggataatggtattatcaaaaaaattggCTTTTTTTGGGACACGGTGGTAGTTTGATGGATCACCttaacacacttgaaaattaaGGAGGTATTATAAACTCAACGGTTAGTTGAGTGGTCTTTTTTatattcaacaattttttatttttttttagtttttaggagAATAggggtattataagaatatttagacaaaaataacctttttTGGCACAAATTTATAGTTTGATGAATCATATTAAtacacttaaaattaaaattcaaaaaactatTCTAAAATCGACTATTAATTCGCAAGCCTTTCTATATTTTTCCCAAGATGAATAGATAGAAAGTAGAAGACATGCCGGCAATGACTAAAGCAAGCTTTTGGATAACCATTATTTACTACCATAATGACTTTTCCTTTTCggttcttttatcttttgaagTGTCAAGCAATTCCATTGGAATTTATTTCGATAATTAGTATGAATAATATCTTCCTCTTCTAACGCTAATTAAACTAATATTCTCCCGGAACTTGGAAGAATGTCAGAGTGTCTACCTGCGGCCGTGGTGGTGAGAATACTGTCAAGGCTGCCTCCAAAATCTCTGATCCGATTCAAGTGCGTCTCAAAATTCTGGCATGCTCTCATAGGAAACCCTGATTTCCTCTCAATAAACCTCCTCAACCACTCCATTCTCCCCCAAAACGCCGGTGACGGTGATCCTCTCCGTCTTATCCTCTTCCACGCCAGAGACAAATCCCACTGGGAAACGCTAATACACTCTTTCCGCTCTTACGACTCCCTCCAGTACTGCGCGTCTCAAGCCCCTCTGACTCTCCCACCACCGCCAGGACCAAGCTATACCATCGTCGCTTTGTGCAATGGCTTGGTCTGTGTCAGGGACTATAGACGAAGCGACATCTATCTCTGGAATCCCGCCACGTCATCAGAACCTAAGGCTCTCCTCAAGGCCGGCTCTTCTCCCTTTCTCCTCGGATACGCACGCACTATGGAGCTTGTGGGGTTCGGTTTTGACTCGGGATCCAACGACTTCAAGGTGGTTAGACTTGTAGACCAAAACCAATACGGATTCTATGAAGCAGAAATATACAGCCTAAGACGTGGTTCTTGGAGGCTGCTTGATGTGAGCGTGCCCTTTGAGATAGTTTTCATTTCCCACTCCGCAGCATTGGATGGGTTTTTTTTATGGTATGATGACGACGTATGTGATAGACATAAACATGTGAGCGAGACAATACTTGCTTTTGACTTCAGCAACGAGGAGATCCGAACGATGCTGTTTCCGGATGCTCGCTTTTTATGTGACTACGGTGAATACACGCGGACGGTCACGGAGTTGTgtaacaccccatattttaagatattaaataaaatatcttaaaatatgatttatgacctattaataaggtaaaagaataaatatgaatgtCTATGAagttaaatattcatttattaagaagtgtttatagttttagtttaataaaaactcaaacagaccttaaactttggaataacggaaacagggtcaaacgaactccgttttggtcgattcaaaatccAAAACGCTCGTCtcggagtcctctatctacatataaaatttcataaaaatcagagttttctAGATTTGCCGAAAGTGACCGTGACTCTACTGCCCCTGGACTGGGCAGCATGCATGTGTAGATTCTGCCACGTCATCGCCacgtcaccctattgattttgtgatattttgtaaccAATTAGTCCTATTTATAACTTAGTTTCATTTCTTAGTAAACCCATGTGCCAAATCTAGTTAGGATAGAAATATTTGCTATAattggatttgattttatttgatttgtgatgattgagattttaagatattttgtggggtgtcaaatttagttagaatagaatttattagattagatattatttgattttatttgatttaagtattgatgaaacccatgtgccaaaattcacatgaaatgcaaattcatatgaaatgcaaatgcatgtaGATATTTATCTTAGTAATAATGacacccatgtgccttggaggataaggctaactcccatccattagatcaaaaagtgtctacttgatcctagccattcattcccttataaatagaactaaataaggattcaaaaacccatcaagcttcacacacacacactcatggcaaagagagagaaaagtgtgctTTTGCGTGCTTTTGTGTAGTCCAAGGCTTGGAGTGTGTTCTAGGAAGTCTTTTGGTAAGCTTTCAATcatcaatttcattgattttatgctttaagttttgatttcattagtttaggcttgattatgttcattatgtgtttatgttcaaagttgatcacttatttaccaaatatgccattatgatgcccaaattcaATGGGTATTCCTTAAATGTGCCGTTATGctgtcaaaagttttgaaaggtatttttaagcattagttataaaagcgtcgttgttctgccaaattttataaagggaattattcataattatgccgttatgccgcccaatattctaaaagtatttttagacattactaATATTAATGTTGTTACTCAGCTCAATTGGAATTggttatgttatataaatatatagcttttatgattaaaagtgtTGGTAAAACGATTCTTATgttcataaatattttaaaaatgcaaaaggatattttggtcattatttataaatgttgttataatgcccatatggaatatgtgacattataattaaaccatttttatatgttgttattatgtttaaatgattttagcaattatgttatggtttaaaaggttaaaaatataaatagtgttaatatgagtttataagtgaattgtactaattcactattattggtattaaattatactgcagctaatatttatgtgaacacttttctgaagcaaagaaagaactgtaagtatttattacttactgagggtgaagCTGAATTTTcataatgttgtggtttctgttttatttaattgtttgcgcatgtgaaatttgcatattttgtcattttaattaataaatttaattataacaaagttgggagtgacgtctgccaacggatcagggagtgacgtctgcctgagccaaaaatattaataaacaacagagtagggagttacgtctgcctacggaacagggagtgacatctgcctgtgccaaaaagataataaattgttagaggagtaacgtctccttagaactcgctaaacgggagttacgtctcctataactcgataagcgggagttacgtctcctatagcACGCTAGACAGGAATTACTTTTCCTAGACTTTATTAAATGGAATTATGTTTCCTTAAATCTATgcgttagagttacgtctctataagatcgaatgcaagaagctcatgattcattttataataaaactgtgcatataaaactatcattactttatattattgcattgtgttgcatttacttaaataaatcagtaatcatatcaatattgaaaacagcggactcactttagtattttgtgttgttgttttcctctccgtattgtgtgataatacaggatatgaagaagaagaatatcaggactatccagactctTAGATGGTTCCTGATACTAGTTTTTTAGGCGAGACCGCctccctttttgggaactaccatgttgtagttcaataacttagtttaaagacaatatttataattctgctgttatgtagtcattaaaccttagatattttggcttgtatgactatttatgccctgtgaggcatgactactactactttgtataattatgctgacttacttattatatctatcttgaggtatttcagtagaagctctgaagtgttacttaattcctaagtctgtattatatttatatatattccgttgccaatatttaactctgataagttagtaatgtcttgtggaaattcgaaaattttcacttacgctttttgtaaaagcggggcgttacaagttGAATGGATCTATTGCTATGTTGGCTTTTCCTAAGGAGAAGAAAGAGATGTATTTGGATATATGGGTTATGCTTGAATTTGGGGTTAGAGAGTCGTGGACTAGACATCTTAGCATTGGACTCCCATTGCATTTGGAAAGGCCATTGCGGTTTTGGAAGAAGGGGGAGTTGTTCATGGAGAATAGTGAGGGGCAGCTGGTCTTGTATGATCTTTTTACACAAACAGAGACGAATCTTCAGTTTGAAGGGT harbors:
- the LOC133879061 gene encoding F-box/kelch-repeat protein At3g23880-like, yielding MSECLPAAVVVRILSRLPPKSLIRFKCVSKFWHALIGNPDFLSINLLNHSILPQNAGDGDPLRLILFHARDKSHWETLIHSFRSYDSLQYCASQAPLTLPPPPGPSYTIVALCNGLVCVRDYRRSDIYLWNPATSSEPKALLKAGSSPFLLGYARTMELVGFGFDSGSNDFKVVRLVDQNQYGFYEAEIYSLRRGSWRLLDVSVPFEIVFISHSAALDGFFLWYDDDVCDRHKHVSETILAFDFSNEEIRTMLFPDARFLCDYGEYTRTVTELCNTPGRYKLNGSIAMLAFPKEKKEMYLDIWVMLEFGVRESWTRHLSIGLPLHLERPLRFWKKGELFMENSEGQLVLYDLFTQTETNLQFEGYEGTLTVVDYELSSVLINGEKDNP